GGAACGTCGCCAGCATCGCCGCCGCCGTCGCCGGTACGGGCTCCATCCCGAACCGGCCGACCAGCAGCGCGATCAGCGGTATCCGCAGCAGCAGATCGGCGTTGGCGAGCAGCGCGAAGCGCCCGACCCGGTCGGCCCAGTGGCGGTGGGCCCGGCGGCTGCGGAACAGCAGCAGTTCGATGAGGACGAAGTTCCACGCCACCCCGAACTGGTTGGCGACGATCTCGGCCGGCAGATAGTGCATCCCGGCCCCGGTGAGCCCCCACAGCGCGAGCAGGTTCGGGGCGAAGCCGGTCAGCCCGATCAGTCCGAAGGCCGCCATGCGGGCGAGGGGCGACGCCGTACGGAGTTCCACGAGGTGCCGCAGGAACCGTGCGCCTTCCCTGGCGGTCGACTTGGACTCGCCCGCGTACCGGTCGCGGAAGACGAACGGCACCTCCGCGATCTCCCGCGGCCGGCACCGTACGGCCAGTTCCAGCAGGATCTTGTAGCCCAGCGGGCGCAGCGCGTCGGCCGTGACCGCGCTGCGCCGGATCGCGAAGAAGCCGCTCATCGGGTCGCTGATGCCGCGCAGCCGGCGCGGGAAGAGGCCCTTGGTGAGCCAGGTCGCGGCGCGGGAGACGGCGACACGGTAGCCGCCCGCGAGTCCGGCCCGGCTGCCGCCGGGGACGTACCGGCTGGCGACGACGAGGTCGGCGGTCGTCCGCTCGCCCGCCGCGACCAACTCCG
Above is a window of Streptomyces sp. NBC_01498 DNA encoding:
- a CDS encoding glycosyltransferase family 2 protein is translated as MSALPVPPRRTGELTDAEIESTAVAEPGAVTVIIPTFNEAANVRELLRQLTESVPARLPCEVLFVDDSTDGTPEAVAEAAQDCPFPVAVLHRDEPVGGLGGAVVEGLRTAGSEWIVVMDADLQHPPSLIPELVAAGERTTADLVVASRYVPGGSRAGLAGGYRVAVSRAATWLTKGLFPRRLRGISDPMSGFFAIRRSAVTADALRPLGYKILLELAVRCRPREIAEVPFVFRDRYAGESKSTAREGARFLRHLVELRTASPLARMAAFGLIGLTGFAPNLLALWGLTGAGMHYLPAEIVANQFGVAWNFVLIELLLFRSRRAHRHWADRVGRFALLANADLLLRIPLIALLVGRFGMEPVPATAAAMLATFLLRFVGTETLVYLPGRGGRPAAGASGGAPGRGGRRSVPSPGAGPERAHPGGSAR